The following proteins come from a genomic window of Helicobacter sp. MIT 99-5507:
- a CDS encoding cytochrome-c peroxidase, producing MVSSMLFGATIAFGASGGDLVKKALDSGLKPMPTGAELDKITGNTKQNQLKIELGKKLYFDPRISSSNLISCNTCHNLGLGGTDVVPAAIGHKWTMNLQHLNSPTVYNSVFNSSQFWDGRSAHLQDQAKGPMQAAPEMNAKPEVIIAKITSIPEYVIAFKKAYGNNVKIDFDIIADTIAIFEKTLVTPSRYDDFLRGNTKALSTQEQEGLELFIDKGCVACHNDINLGGTLQPLGVAKEYKFANVGGFSGNKDGMVKTPTLRNILETMPYFHNGQYWDVKDAIKEMASIQLGVEISDGEAKKIETFFNSLTGTKPEIIYPMLPAQTLDTPKPEFQ from the coding sequence ATGGTTAGTTCAATGTTATTTGGGGCAACAATTGCATTTGGTGCCAGTGGAGGAGATTTAGTAAAAAAAGCATTAGATTCAGGGTTAAAACCTATGCCAACTGGTGCTGAACTTGACAAAATTACAGGTAATACTAAACAAAATCAATTAAAAATTGAATTAGGAAAAAAATTATATTTTGACCCTAGAATCTCAAGTTCTAATTTAATTTCTTGTAATACTTGTCATAATTTGGGCTTAGGTGGAACAGATGTTGTTCCTGCTGCTATTGGGCATAAATGGACTATGAATCTACAACATTTAAATTCACCAACGGTTTATAACTCAGTATTTAATTCATCACAATTTTGGGATGGAAGAAGTGCTCACCTTCAAGATCAAGCAAAAGGTCCTATGCAGGCTGCACCAGAGATGAATGCAAAGCCAGAAGTCATAATTGCAAAAATTACTTCCATACCAGAATATGTAATAGCATTTAAAAAAGCTTATGGTAATAATGTAAAAATCGATTTTGATATTATTGCAGACACTATTGCTATATTTGAAAAAACTTTAGTTACACCATCTAGATATGATGATTTTTTACGCGGTAATACTAAGGCTTTAAGCACACAAGAACAAGAGGGACTAGAATTGTTTATAGATAAAGGTTGTGTTGCTTGTCATAATGATATAAACTTAGGTGGAACACTGCAACCACTTGGAGTTGCAAAAGAATATAAATTTGCAAATGTTGGTGGATTTAGTGGCAATAAAGATGGCATGGTAAAAACACCTACATTAAGGAATATACTAGAAACTATGCCATATTTCCATAATGGTCAATATTGGGATGTAAAAGATGCTATAAAAGAAATGGCAAGCATTCAATTAGGGGTTGAAATAAGCGATGGAGAAGCAAAAAAGATAGAAACATTTTTCAATTCTCTAACAGGAACAAAGCCAGAGATAATCTATCCTATGCTTCCAGCACAAACTCTAGATACACCAAAGCCAGAGTTTCAATAG
- the fliQ gene encoding flagellar biosynthesis protein FliQ: MEAKFISLAIETYKITLIVSLPLLLTGLIVGLIVSIFQATTQINDATLSFIPKILAIIAVLIFTMPWMLNMITDYTRILFNMIPDFPF; encoded by the coding sequence GTGGAAGCAAAATTTATCTCTCTAGCAATTGAAACGTACAAAATAACACTGATTGTATCACTACCATTATTGCTTACTGGGCTGATTGTAGGACTAATAGTAAGTATATTTCAAGCAACTACACAAATAAATGACGCTACACTATCTTTCATACCAAAAATTTTAGCAATCATTGCTGTATTGATTTTTACAATGCCTTGGATGTTAAATATGATAACTGATTACACTAGAATCTTATTTAATATGATTCCGGATTTTCCATTTTAA
- a CDS encoding UDP-N-acetylmuramate dehydrogenase — translation MIEKIVDFKKYSSIKIGGIKKLKIAQTINEALILSKTHVLLGKASNTLISPDAKNLFCLGDEFDYIKENDDFIEIGAKSSARKAFLYFREQNLKGAELLGSIPGSIGGVIKMNAGIKEYEIKDSIVSVNINGEWIESNNIDFSYRHSNIDGVIIATRFKKEKGFRFELEDLFKDMRKNQPKEPSLGSCFKNPKEMHAGKLLDISNLKGFKIGDMAFSKKHANFMVNLGNGNFDDAIKLINLAQNEIYEKHKIALKTEIIIIKGE, via the coding sequence ATGATAGAAAAAATAGTAGATTTTAAAAAATATTCAAGTATCAAAATTGGTGGAATAAAAAAGTTAAAAATAGCACAAACTATCAATGAAGCACTGATCCTATCAAAAACACATGTCTTACTTGGTAAAGCAAGCAATACACTAATATCACCTGATGCTAAGAATCTTTTTTGTCTTGGTGATGAATTTGACTATATAAAAGAAAATGATGATTTTATAGAAATTGGTGCAAAAAGTAGTGCAAGAAAAGCCTTTTTGTATTTTAGGGAGCAGAATCTAAAAGGTGCAGAATTGTTAGGCTCAATACCTGGAAGCATTGGCGGTGTAATAAAAATGAATGCAGGCATAAAAGAATATGAAATAAAAGATTCTATTGTTTCTGTGAATATAAATGGAGAATGGATAGAATCTAATAATATAGATTTTTCTTATAGGCATAGTAATATTGATGGTGTAATTATTGCAACAAGATTCAAAAAAGAAAAAGGTTTTAGATTTGAATTAGAAGATTTATTTAAAGATATGAGAAAAAATCAGCCAAAAGAACCTAGCCTTGGGAGTTGCTTTAAAAATCCAAAAGAAATGCATGCAGGAAAACTTCTTGATATATCAAATCTAAAGGGATTTAAAATAGGCGACATGGCTTTTAGTAAAAAACATGCAAATTTTATGGTAAATCTCGGAAATGGAAACTTTGATGATGCGATAAAATTAATCAATCTTGCACAAAATGAAATCTATGAAAAACACAAAATAGCATTAAAAACTGAAATTATTATCATCAAGGGAGAATAA
- a CDS encoding low molecular weight protein-tyrosine-phosphatase: protein MKILFVCLGNICRSPLAEGIAREYIKNKNLNIEVDSCGTSGWHIDEPPDRRSIDIAKKYGIDISKLKGRQISVYSDANWDYYIVMDESNKRDLINMGFQKEKIKKLGEFGANNADVPDPYNYKDMQGFENVFNMINSCINNMFDSKTKII from the coding sequence TTGAAAATCTTATTTGTATGTTTAGGCAATATATGCCGCTCACCTCTTGCTGAAGGTATCGCAAGAGAATATATAAAAAACAAGAATCTAAATATTGAAGTAGATTCTTGTGGGACTAGCGGATGGCATATAGATGAACCACCAGATAGAAGATCTATTGATATTGCAAAAAAATATGGTATTGATATAAGCAAACTAAAAGGAAGACAAATTAGTGTTTATAGTGATGCAAATTGGGATTATTATATTGTGATGGATGAAAGTAATAAAAGAGATTTAATTAATATGGGATTTCAAAAAGAAAAAATCAAAAAGTTAGGAGAGTTTGGAGCAAATAATGCGGATGTGCCTGACCCGTATAACTACAAAGATATGCAAGGATTTGAAAATGTGTTTAATATGATTAATTCTTGTATAAATAATATGTTTGATTCGAAAACAAAAATCATTTAA
- a CDS encoding 4Fe-4S dicluster domain-containing protein, giving the protein MNYDDLSPLFTMLNETQIEVLKNGYDILLSNIKLDYQSDISVDNTILVVGENELANDFINKTKDKFNITQKPYIEQYGGIIGDFISIVEDEEIHTAQIVFFIKIELDSRILDKTTQLGIHFVNSYENIDSMAKEIENLIGDFTYENTILFDENKCQYHHRDKTANSYCSECESVCPTFAITKDDKAKELRFSNIDCIFCGKCVGICPSGAMQKANAPLIEITKAAQNYQDKIPLILSKQDIESFIDSNIDIKDSSVTPFVLPNINMLNEVYFISILQTTSTQCILYGNIESNLKDSIDFINDLYERICNKKAIYLHNEIKSYKNLEIENLPKYHYIAESNEFNREIFKERVKFLIKDNDYGNLANRASIKYTDLKIDSDNCTLCMSCVESCNTKALINSKDNFELLLNPSLCTACRLCVDICPESIIKMPLDGIRLNNTFFTYNTKAKDEPFKCVECGKIFASTKSIKKVQNLMFPVFKNDEIKQKSILCCGDCKVKIMFRTN; this is encoded by the coding sequence ATGAATTATGATGATTTAAGTCCATTATTTACAATGCTAAATGAAACTCAAATTGAAGTATTGAAAAATGGATATGATATTTTATTGTCAAATATCAAGCTAGATTACCAAAGCGATATTAGCGTAGATAATACAATATTAGTTGTTGGTGAAAATGAACTAGCAAATGACTTTATAAATAAAACAAAAGATAAATTTAATATCACGCAAAAACCATATATCGAACAATATGGCGGAATAATTGGTGATTTTATATCTATAGTAGAAGATGAAGAAATACATACTGCACAAATTGTATTTTTTATCAAGATAGAATTAGATTCTAGAATCTTAGATAAAACAACACAGCTTGGAATCCACTTTGTAAATAGCTATGAAAATATAGATTCTATGGCTAAAGAAATAGAAAATCTAATCGGTGATTTTACATACGAAAATACGATTTTATTTGATGAAAATAAATGCCAATACCATCATAGAGATAAAACTGCAAATTCATATTGTAGCGAGTGTGAAAGTGTATGTCCAACATTTGCTATAACAAAAGATGACAAAGCAAAAGAATTGAGATTTTCAAATATAGATTGTATATTTTGCGGAAAATGCGTTGGAATATGTCCAAGTGGTGCTATGCAAAAGGCAAATGCTCCATTGATTGAGATAACAAAAGCAGCACAGAATTATCAAGATAAGATTCCGCTTATTCTTAGCAAACAAGATATAGAATCTTTCATAGATTCTAATATTGATATAAAAGATTCTAGTGTGACACCATTTGTCCTTCCAAATATAAATATGCTAAATGAAGTGTATTTTATATCTATTTTGCAAACAACTAGCACACAATGTATTTTATATGGAAATATAGAATCTAATTTAAAAGATTCTATTGATTTTATAAATGACTTGTATGAAAGAATATGCAACAAAAAAGCAATATATTTGCACAATGAAATCAAATCTTATAAAAACCTAGAAATAGAGAATCTTCCAAAATACCACTACATTGCAGAATCTAATGAATTTAATAGAGAAATTTTTAAAGAAAGGGTAAAATTTCTCATAAAAGATAATGATTATGGTAATCTTGCAAATAGAGCAAGTATAAAATATACAGATTTAAAGATTGATTCAGATAATTGCACGCTTTGCATGTCTTGCGTAGAATCTTGCAATACAAAAGCACTCATTAACTCAAAAGATAATTTTGAATTATTATTAAATCCTTCGCTTTGCACTGCTTGCAGACTATGTGTAGATATTTGCCCAGAATCTATAATAAAAATGCCACTTGATGGAATAAGGTTAAATAATACATTTTTCACCTATAATACAAAAGCAAAAGATGAACCATTTAAATGCGTAGAATGCGGTAAAATCTTTGCAAGTACAAAATCCATCAAAAAAGTGCAAAATTTGATGTTTCCAGTCTTTAAAAATGATGAAATCAAACAAAAATCAATTCTTTGTTGCGGTGATTGCAAAGTAAAAATAATGTTTAGAACAAATTGA
- a CDS encoding molecular chaperone TorD family protein, with amino-acid sequence MLKKKQDSQNNQNEAIERARILYYDFFAGLFLYDLLINRKDLLLEQVKILKTQPLNDGDLVFFEALENEIQTNGIKNILFEYTRFFMLPFDVNENVSINRLAKKRDKNEKKEKSASQIILYLSYYLDGTIAGNGLSIAKEKVRKSKVRLNEKEFKENEEHIGFLFVFSKYLLQNNENSLQNEVFKDCIIPMKDKIIENINNKYLDSMYYNIANLMKSFLDFEMAFNVKS; translated from the coding sequence ATGTTAAAGAAAAAACAAGATTCACAAAACAATCAAAATGAAGCAATAGAACGTGCCAGAATCTTATATTATGATTTTTTTGCTGGATTATTTTTGTATGACTTATTGATAAATAGAAAAGATTTACTATTAGAGCAAGTAAAGATTCTAAAAACACAACCTTTAAATGATGGTGATTTAGTATTTTTTGAAGCATTAGAAAATGAAATTCAAACTAATGGAATAAAAAATATTTTATTTGAATATACTAGATTTTTTATGCTTCCATTTGATGTAAATGAAAATGTATCAATAAATAGATTGGCAAAAAAAAGAGATAAAAACGAAAAAAAAGAAAAAAGCGCCTCCCAAATAATTCTATATTTGTCATATTATTTAGATGGCACGATAGCAGGCAATGGCTTGTCAATAGCAAAAGAAAAAGTAAGAAAAAGTAAAGTTAGATTGAATGAAAAAGAATTTAAAGAAAATGAAGAACATATAGGTTTTCTTTTTGTATTTAGTAAATATCTGTTACAAAACAATGAAAACTCTTTGCAAAATGAAGTTTTTAAAGATTGCATAATACCAATGAAAGATAAAATTATAGAAAATATAAACAATAAATATCTAGATTCTATGTATTACAATATAGCAAATCTAATGAAGAGTTTTTTAGATTTTGAGATGGCTTTTAATGTGAAAAGTTAA
- a CDS encoding twin-arginine translocation signal domain-containing protein, with translation MSKERRNFLKATAKAGAITAVAGIAITACSNTKVEQKEVAKGKSRKQEVLYQKSKYWDSYYKVAY, from the coding sequence ATGTCAAAAGAGAGACGAAACTTTCTCAAAGCTACTGCTAAAGCAGGGGCGATAACAGCAGTTGCTGGCATTGCAATAACTGCTTGTTCAAACACAAAAGTAGAACAAAAAGAAGTAGCAAAGGGTAAGTCAAGAAAACAAGAAGTACTTTATCAAAAAAGTAAATACTGGGATTCTTATTACAAGGTAGCATATTAA
- a CDS encoding molybdopterin-dependent oxidoreductase — MSDNRNMQNRRAFLKLSLLGSAIGVSQVLGSEENRVLRQATHQELKENFPNSKRIKTICTHCSVGCGIIAEVVDGIWVRQEVAQDHPVSQGGHCCKGADMIDRVRSTTRLRYPIEKVNGVWQKTSWDNSMDKIAKKITEIREKYGPDSLMLIGSAKVSNEQSYYVRKFAAFLGTNNIDHQARIUHSPTVAGVANTFGYGGMTNHIADMMNSKFIFIIGANPAVNHPVSMVHFLRAKEAGAKIVCVDPYYSKTAAKADEFIRIRSGTDVALVYGMINVIVENNLHDKQYLKDRVYGYEEIFKEAKKYTPEVVADITGIPSETIIRIAKEMAKAKPASLVWNQGLTQHTVGTNNTRVMPILQMILGNIGKKGGGVNILRGHDNVQGASDMNNLADSLPGYYGLGEGPWRHFCKHWYVDYEWMKSRFKSKEMMEKTGYALSTWRFGVLDEENYANNADTQIKALIVIGNGISTTTLLDKTKEALDKLELLVFIDPYVNDVAVVTDRKDNLFLLPAASQMETSGCVAATNRGYQWRYQVIKPMFECREDHEILFDLAERLGFKEQYQRALYENAKKDGRSEFIWPDDATTEMAQSIRSIGLQGLSAKRLKEHCDNWHMFDSVTLEGKGPMKGQYYALPWPCWSEKHPGTPIMYADDLPVMKGGMGFRVNWGITAPDGTNMMSLRGLPDSKIKGHPAITADNIESVLGIKLTKEEKEKVKGTTFATDNSNILVEKALEAGVCPYGNGKARMVVWNWYDKIPLHREPLHSFRNDLIKQYPTFPDKKDLFRANIKYISRQTQKDWKSEYPLNMLTGRLVAHMGTGTETRSAKYLAEIQHEMFVEIHPDTALNLGVRDGDMVWVHGTSGTKILVKARHSYRVDESSVFLPQNFSGVYSGKSLLDKYPQGTEPYAIGEAVSLITSYGFDYNTACPETKCGLCRIEKA, encoded by the coding sequence ATGAGTGATAATAGAAATATGCAAAATAGACGAGCATTTCTAAAACTTTCTTTACTTGGCTCTGCAATAGGAGTATCTCAAGTATTAGGTAGTGAAGAAAATAGAGTTTTAAGACAGGCAACTCATCAAGAATTAAAAGAAAATTTTCCAAATTCTAAGAGAATAAAGACAATATGCACACATTGTTCGGTTGGCTGTGGAATCATTGCTGAAGTTGTTGATGGAATCTGGGTGCGTCAAGAAGTAGCACAAGATCATCCAGTATCACAAGGTGGTCATTGCTGCAAAGGTGCAGATATGATTGATAGAGTTAGAAGCACAACTAGACTTAGATATCCTATAGAAAAAGTAAATGGTGTATGGCAAAAAACATCATGGGACAACTCTATGGATAAAATTGCTAAAAAAATTACTGAAATTAGAGAAAAGTATGGTCCAGATAGCCTTATGCTTATTGGAAGTGCTAAAGTTAGTAATGAACAAAGCTATTATGTTAGAAAGTTTGCAGCATTTTTAGGAACAAATAATATAGATCATCAAGCTAGAATCTGACACTCTCCAACAGTCGCTGGTGTGGCGAATACATTTGGATATGGTGGAATGACAAACCATATAGCTGATATGATGAATTCTAAATTTATCTTTATCATTGGTGCAAATCCGGCAGTAAATCACCCTGTTAGTATGGTGCATTTTTTACGTGCAAAAGAAGCGGGCGCAAAAATAGTATGCGTAGATCCATATTATAGTAAAACTGCAGCAAAAGCTGATGAATTTATTAGAATAAGAAGTGGAACTGATGTAGCACTAGTTTATGGAATGATTAATGTAATAGTAGAAAATAACCTACACGATAAACAATACCTAAAAGATCGTGTATATGGCTATGAAGAAATATTTAAAGAAGCAAAAAAATATACTCCTGAAGTAGTAGCAGATATTACAGGGATTCCAAGTGAGACAATTATTAGAATTGCAAAAGAAATGGCTAAAGCAAAACCAGCAAGCTTAGTGTGGAATCAAGGTCTAACACAACATACAGTTGGCACAAACAATACAAGAGTTATGCCTATTTTACAAATGATATTAGGAAACATAGGTAAAAAAGGTGGTGGTGTAAATATCTTAAGAGGACATGATAATGTTCAAGGTGCTAGCGATATGAACAACCTTGCAGATTCACTTCCTGGATATTATGGACTTGGCGAAGGTCCTTGGAGACATTTTTGCAAACATTGGTATGTAGATTATGAATGGATGAAAAGTCGCTTCAAAAGTAAAGAGATGATGGAGAAAACCGGCTATGCACTATCTACTTGGCGATTTGGTGTGCTTGATGAGGAAAATTATGCAAACAATGCAGATACACAAATCAAAGCACTTATTGTTATTGGTAATGGAATCTCAACTACAACCTTACTCGATAAAACAAAAGAAGCACTTGATAAACTAGAATTATTAGTATTTATCGATCCTTATGTAAATGATGTAGCTGTAGTAACTGATAGAAAAGATAATCTTTTCTTATTACCTGCTGCTTCACAAATGGAAACAAGTGGTTGTGTCGCTGCTACAAATCGTGGATATCAATGGAGATATCAAGTAATCAAACCTATGTTTGAATGCAGAGAAGACCATGAGATTCTATTTGATTTAGCAGAGAGACTTGGATTTAAAGAACAATATCAAAGAGCTCTATATGAAAATGCTAAAAAAGATGGTAGAAGCGAATTTATTTGGCCTGATGATGCAACAACAGAAATGGCACAAAGCATTAGAAGCATAGGATTGCAAGGACTTAGTGCAAAAAGATTAAAAGAGCATTGTGATAATTGGCATATGTTTGATAGCGTAACATTAGAAGGAAAAGGACCTATGAAAGGACAATATTACGCACTACCTTGGCCTTGCTGGAGTGAAAAACACCCAGGAACTCCAATAATGTATGCTGATGATTTACCTGTTATGAAAGGTGGTATGGGCTTTAGGGTAAATTGGGGCATAACTGCACCTGATGGAACAAATATGATGAGCTTAAGAGGCTTACCAGATTCCAAAATTAAAGGACATCCTGCTATCACTGCGGATAATATAGAAAGTGTCCTTGGTATAAAACTTACAAAAGAAGAGAAAGAAAAAGTAAAAGGCACTACATTTGCAACTGATAATTCAAACATATTAGTTGAAAAAGCACTAGAAGCAGGAGTTTGTCCATATGGAAATGGAAAAGCTAGGATGGTTGTTTGGAATTGGTATGATAAGATTCCACTACATAGAGAGCCTTTGCATAGCTTTAGGAATGATTTAATAAAACAATATCCAACATTCCCAGATAAAAAAGATTTATTTAGAGCAAATATAAAATATATCTCAAGACAAACACAAAAAGATTGGAAGAGTGAATATCCGCTAAATATGCTAACAGGAAGATTAGTCGCGCATATGGGAACTGGAACTGAAACTAGAAGTGCAAAATATCTAGCTGAAATCCAACATGAAATGTTTGTAGAAATTCACCCAGATACAGCACTAAATCTAGGTGTTAGAGATGGTGATATGGTATGGGTACATGGTACTTCTGGAACAAAGATTCTAGTAAAAGCTAGACATTCATATAGAGTTGATGAAAGTAGCGTTTTCTTGCCACAAAATTTCTCTGGTGTATATTCAGGTAAAAGCCTACTTGATAAATATCCACAAGGGACAGAACCTTATGCTATAGGTGAAGCTGTAAGCCTTATAACTAGCTATGGATTTGATTATAATACTGCATGTCCTGAAACAAAATGTGGATTATGTAGAATTGAGAAAGCATAA
- the fdh3B gene encoding formate dehydrogenase FDH3 subunit beta, with protein sequence MSELTSGGFNATNHARIKFYCDELRCIDCHGCDVACKEAHHLPVGVNRRRVISINDGIVGKEKSISIACMHCSDAPCAQVCPVDCFYIRADGIVLHDKKTCIGCGYCLYACPFGAPQFPKSDVFGSRGTMDKCTFCAGGPEETFSQEEYKLYGQNRIAEGKVPMCASMCSTKALLAGNSDEVNHIIRTRVTKKGQNSHTSSYMWSAPYKE encoded by the coding sequence ATGAGTGAATTAACTAGCGGTGGATTTAATGCTACAAATCATGCAAGAATAAAATTTTATTGTGATGAATTACGATGTATTGACTGCCATGGTTGTGATGTAGCCTGCAAAGAAGCTCATCACTTACCTGTTGGTGTAAATAGAAGACGTGTAATATCAATAAATGACGGAATCGTTGGCAAAGAAAAATCAATCTCTATTGCTTGTATGCATTGCTCTGATGCACCATGCGCACAAGTTTGTCCTGTAGATTGCTTTTATATTAGAGCAGATGGAATCGTATTGCATGATAAAAAAACTTGTATAGGCTGTGGATATTGCTTATATGCTTGTCCTTTTGGGGCACCTCAATTCCCAAAATCAGATGTATTTGGTAGCAGAGGAACGATGGATAAATGTACATTTTGTGCTGGTGGTCCAGAAGAGACATTTAGCCAAGAAGAATATAAATTATATGGACAAAATAGAATCGCAGAAGGAAAAGTGCCAATGTGTGCTTCAATGTGTTCAACAAAAGCGTTACTTGCTGGAAATAGTGATGAAGTAAATCATATCATTAGAACAAGAGTTACTAAAAAAGGTCAAAATTCACATACATCATCATATATGTGGAGTGCACCTTATAAAGAATAA
- a CDS encoding formate dehydrogenase subunit gamma, whose protein sequence is MRLVKLLLLCIIMTISQAAEEGFKGAIDLEYNKHIYGKNQLEAIKNWGLDTSSAGVSLGNTLDFVGGSIDPFTSGEKIGGIRGISGLGELFTILQNKYFKIIFFAIIILTPLAFFGHFMIVGQRKFNHHQKLQVFSKFNIIVHWGAAVPFVLICITGLIMVFGANLGGGAFVRFARDVHGIATPIFAVFGIMMFSMWFKECLFKKYDIDWFKIMGGYLSQENKPIPAGKFNAGQKMWFWIATIGGGIMVLSGGIMYFQYTDINTLRLVAIIHNVVGFLVIAMLITHIYMSLFAIEGAIESIINGKMGEEELSILHSIYYKELVDSNRLNSMRVAH, encoded by the coding sequence ATGAGATTAGTGAAATTATTATTATTGTGTATTATTATGACTATCTCACAAGCCGCTGAAGAGGGATTTAAAGGTGCAATAGATTTAGAATACAACAAACATATTTATGGCAAAAATCAATTAGAAGCTATAAAAAACTGGGGGCTTGATACATCTAGTGCAGGTGTATCACTAGGTAATACCCTTGATTTTGTAGGTGGCAGTATAGATCCATTTACAAGTGGAGAAAAAATAGGTGGAATTAGAGGAATAAGCGGACTTGGTGAATTATTTACAATACTACAAAACAAGTATTTTAAGATAATATTTTTTGCCATTATTATATTAACTCCGCTAGCATTTTTTGGACATTTTATGATAGTTGGACAAAGAAAGTTTAATCATCATCAAAAATTACAAGTATTCTCAAAATTTAATATTATTGTCCATTGGGGTGCTGCTGTGCCATTTGTGCTAATATGCATTACAGGTTTGATTATGGTATTTGGAGCAAATCTTGGCGGTGGAGCATTTGTTAGATTTGCAAGAGATGTGCATGGTATTGCTACACCAATATTTGCTGTCTTTGGAATCATGATGTTTTCTATGTGGTTTAAAGAATGTCTATTTAAAAAATATGATATTGATTGGTTTAAGATTATGGGTGGATATCTAAGTCAAGAAAATAAGCCTATTCCTGCTGGAAAATTTAATGCTGGACAAAAAATGTGGTTTTGGATAGCCACAATTGGCGGGGGTATTATGGTGCTAAGTGGTGGAATTATGTATTTTCAATACACAGATATCAATACTCTAAGATTAGTAGCTATCATCCATAATGTAGTTGGTTTTTTAGTCATAGCAATGTTAATAACTCATATTTACATGAGCTTATTTGCGATAGAAGGCGCGATTGAATCAATTATCAATGGGAAAATGGGTGAAGAAGAACTATCAATTCTACACAGCATTTATTATAAAGAATTGGTAGATTCTAATAGATTGAATTCAATGAGAGTTGCACATTGA
- the fdhD gene encoding formate dehydrogenase accessory sulfurtransferase FdhD, translated as MTAVQKHTICVPIIKIDDNGIANTNDTIIKEDRVNLYLNGSKIISTMCILKDQDYHAVGFLMSEGVIENIDDIKDIQVSKDGLNVYINAKINDDNISNLFHEKTLTSGCCVGVSANFEGKIIEKFLSQKAEFSLEQIRLYLSEFQNNTDLFSKTGCTHKAMLFYDNKKLSSEDIGRHNAIDKVLGKARMLKANISESILIVSGRLSMEMVIKCAMHNVPIVISNAATTALGIKSAQNLGITLIGFARNNNMNIYTHSNRIILPKKLG; from the coding sequence ATGACTGCTGTGCAAAAACACACAATTTGCGTGCCAATTATCAAAATCGATGATAATGGCATAGCAAATACAAATGATACAATAATAAAAGAAGACCGCGTAAATCTATACCTCAATGGTTCAAAAATAATCTCTACAATGTGTATCTTAAAAGATCAAGATTACCATGCTGTTGGATTTTTGATGAGTGAAGGTGTGATTGAAAATATAGATGATATAAAAGACATACAAGTATCTAAAGATGGATTAAATGTATATATCAATGCAAAAATTAATGATGATAATATATCTAATCTATTTCATGAAAAGACACTTACTTCTGGTTGCTGTGTAGGAGTGAGTGCAAATTTTGAAGGTAAAATTATAGAAAAATTTTTATCTCAAAAAGCAGAATTTAGCCTAGAACAAATAAGATTATATTTAAGTGAGTTTCAAAATAATACAGATTTATTTTCTAAAACTGGTTGCACTCATAAAGCTATGTTATTTTATGATAACAAAAAGCTTAGCAGCGAAGATATAGGTAGGCATAATGCAATTGATAAAGTATTAGGAAAAGCAAGAATGCTAAAAGCCAATATAAGCGAATCTATCCTTATTGTTAGTGGAAGATTATCTATGGAAATGGTGATAAAATGTGCTATGCATAATGTGCCAATAGTGATATCAAATGCAGCCACAACAGCACTTGGAATCAAATCTGCACAGAATCTAGGCATCACACTAATTGGATTTGCAAGAAATAATAATATGAATATCTACACTCATAGTAATAGAATCATATTGCCTAAAAAATTAGGCTAG